A region of Pseudorca crassidens isolate mPseCra1 chromosome 8, mPseCra1.hap1, whole genome shotgun sequence DNA encodes the following proteins:
- the ATG9B gene encoding LOW QUALITY PROTEIN: autophagy-related protein 9B (The sequence of the model RefSeq protein was modified relative to this genomic sequence to represent the inferred CDS: inserted 4 bases in 3 codons; substituted 2 bases at 2 genomic stop codons) — protein MGWAGGGDRGQLGRGSVPLLPVPLPPLSPPPGRGPGGGRVSIFSLAPAPHTKSTPSSAPPSAPGPPYPAVQAPGASQPRYSTLPTPATPATQXRPAMMPISAPHSWGSHPAPAPCRCPQDPPGLRRGPLIPEQDSERLEDCDPEGSQDSALHGEGQQPLLHVPEGLRGSWHHVQNLDSFFTKMYSYHQRSGFACILLEDVFQLGRFIFIVTFTTFLLRCVDYSVLFANQPKNRTRPGSLHSKVTLSDANLPSSQCAQRXVTDPLLLVFLLILAAAVWLFQLLRSVCKLFSCWDIQVFSREALHIPPEELSSVPWAEVQSRLLALQRSGGLCGQPRPLTELDAHHRILRYTNYQVALANKGLLPARRAVPRGGRAAFLSCGLAPNXDLLLSRGPFSFFRGGXELPDAYKRSDRRAALAARWRRTVLLLAAVNLALSPLVLAWQVLHALYSRAELLRREPGALATRRWSRLVRQQLRHFNELPHELRARLARASRPAAAFLRAPAPVLALLARQLVFFAGALFAALLVLTVYDKDVLYVEHVLTAMTALGIVATPSRSFIPGGQGQGRSPQILLPAALAHTHYLPEETGPAGRTSSYRQMARLLQHRAVSLTEELLSPVLAPLFLLFWFRPGALEIIDFFRHFAVDVAAVGDICSFALMDVKRHGHPQGLGSIPGRGTEIPQATWHGQKKKEGQTEASLSERAEDGKTELSLMRFSLVHPQRCPPSHSSKFLGHLRGRVQQDAAAWGASSVRSPPSPGILSSSSSPLPEAFPANLSMQPLVPPQDLSPVVPCPAAATASLLASISRMTQDSSCVSPGGSGGQKRAQLPELVSXLSLHAIYLHQLHRQQQQELWGEASAFSLSRPWASPPQTLSPDEEKPSWSSDGSSPASSPRQQWRTQRTQNLFAGGFQEPTDTQKEAGQATS, from the exons atgggcggggggtggggaccGGGGGCAACTGGGGCGTGGATCCGTGCCCCTCCTCCCCGTGCCActgcctcctctttctcctcctccggGTCGgggacctgggggagggagggtctcCATCTTCTCTCTGGCCCCTGCACCTCACACAAAAAGCACGCCTTCCTCAGCTCCTCCTTCAGCCCCGGGGCCCCCCTACCCAGCGGTGCAGGCCCCAGGGGCTTCTCAGCCTCGCTATAGTACCCTCCCCACTCCCGCTACCCCCGCCACGC CCCGGCCCGCGATGATGCCCATCTCTGCTCCCCATTCCTGGGGTtcccaccctgcccctgccccatgcCGATGCCCCCAGGACCCTCCTGGGCTGCGGAGAGGCCCTCTGATCCCTGAGCAGGATTCTGAGAGGCTGGAGGACTGTGACCCTGAGGGGTCCCAAGATTCAGCCCTCCATGGGGAGGGGCAGCAGCCCCTGCTTCACGTGCCTGAAGGGCTCCGag GCTCCTGGCACCACGTCCAGAACCTGGACAGCTTCTTCACTAAG ATGTACAGCTACCACCAGAGGAGTGGCTTTGCCTGTATCCTGCTGGAGGATGTCTTCCAGCTGGG ACGATTCATTTTCATTGTCACCTTCACAACCTTCCTTCTTCGCTGCGTGGATTACAGCGTTCTCTTTGCCAACCAACCAAAAAACCGAACAAGACCTGGGTCGCTCCACAGCAAAGTGACCTTGTCAGATGCTAACCTACCCTCATCCCAGTGTGCCCAGCGGTGAGTGACA GATCCGCTCCTGCTTGTCTTCCTGCTGATCCTGGCGGCTGCCGTCTGGCTCTTCCAGCTGCTTCGCTCGGTCTGCAAACTCTTCAGCTGCTGGGACATCCAGGTGTTTTCCAGGGAGGCCCTGCACATCCCCCCA gaggagctcagctcggtgcccTGGGCCGAGGTGCAGTCCCGCCTCCTGGCGCTGCAAAGGAGCGGAGGGTTGTGCGGGCAGCCGAGGCCGCTGACGGAGCTGGACGCCCACCACCGCATCCTGCGCTACACCAACTACCAGGTGGCGCTGGCCAACAAGGGCCTGCTGCCGGCCCGCCGCGCCGTGCCCCGGGGAGGCAGGGCGGCCTTCCTCAGCTGCGGCCTGGCGCCCA TCGATCTGCTCCTCTCCCGCGGGCCCTTCTCGTTCTTCCGCGGCGGCTAGGAGCTGCCCGACGCCTACAAGCGCAGCGACCGGCGGGCCGCCCTGGCCGCGCGCTGGCGGCGCACGGTGCTGCTGCTGGCGGCCGTGAACCTGGCGCTGAGCCCGCTGGTGCTGGCCTGGCAAGTGCTGCACGCCCTCTACAGCCGCGCTGAGCTGCTGCGGCGCGAGCCCGGCGCGCTGGCGACGCGCCGCTGGTCCCGCCTGGTCCGCCAGCAGCTGCGCCACTTCAACGAGCTGCCGCACGAGCTCCGCGCGCGCCTGGCCCGCGCCTCCCGCCCCGCCGCCGCCTTCCTGCGCGCCCCCGCGCCCGTGCTCGCGCTGCTGGCCCGCCAGCTCGTCTTCTTCGCCGGCGCGCTCTTCGCCGCGCTGCTCGTGCTCACCGTCTACGACAAGGATGTGCTCTACGTGGAGCACGTGCTCACCGCCATGACCGCGCTCGGGATAGTGGCCA CGCCCTCTAGGTCTTTCATTCCGGGCGGGCAGGGCCAAGGTCGTTCGCCGCAAATCCTGCTGCCGGCGGCCTTGGCGCACACGCACTACCTCCCGGAGGAGACCGGCCCTGCCGGCAGGACCAGCTCTTACCGGCAGATGGCGCGGCTGCTGCAACACCGAGCG GTCTCCCTCACGGAGGAGCTCCTGTCCCCTGTCCTCGCCCCACTGTTTCTGCTCTTCTGGTTTCGCCCTGGCGCCTTGGAGATCATTGACTTTTTTCGTCACTTCGCTGTAGATGTGGCCGCGGTTGGGGACATCTGTTCCTTTGCCCTTATGGATGTGAAGCGCCATGGCCACCCTCAG ggcctgggttccattcctggtaggggaactgagatcccgcaagccacgtggcacggccaaaaaaaaaaagagggacagaCAGAGGCCTCACTGTCTGAGCGGGCTGAGGACGGGAAGACTGAGCTCTCATTGATGAGGTTCTCCCTGGTTCATCCACAACGGTGCCCCCCAAGCCACAGCTCCAAGTTCCTGGGGCACCTTCGAGGCCGGGTGCAACAAGATGCAGCCGCCTGGGGCGCCAGCTCGGTTCGCAGCCCCCCCAGCCCTGGGATCCTCAGCAGCTCTTCCTCCCCTCTG CCGGAGGCCTTCCCGGCCAACCTCTCCATGCAGCCCCTCGTGCCCCCCCAGGACCTGAGCCCCGTAGTCCCCTGCCCAGCTGCAGCCACGGCCAGCCTCCTGGCCTCCATTTCCCGAATGACCCAGGACTcaag ctgtgtgtccccaggaggcaGTGGGGGCCAGAAGCGGGCCCAGCTCCCAGAGCTTGTGTC CCTGAGTCTCCACGCCATTTACCTGCACCAG CTCCatcggcagcagcagcaggaactGTGGGGCGAGGCTTCAGCCTTCTCCCTGTCCAGGCCCTGGGCCAGCCCGCCGCAGACACTCTCGCCGGACGAGGAGAAGCCATCCTGGTCCAGTGATG GCTCCAGTCCTGCTTCCAGCCCCAGACAGCAGTGGAGAACCCAGAGGACCCAGAATCTGTTCGCTGGAGGGTTTCAGGAGCCCACAGACACCCAGAAGGAGGCTGGCCAGGCCACTAGCTGA